One segment of Nostoc flagelliforme CCNUN1 DNA contains the following:
- a CDS encoding cyanophycinase, with protein MVESNSKQLIIIGGAEDKKEDCEILREFVRRAGGTKARIIIMTAATELPREVGENYIRVFERLGAEDARIVDTETRDDASSSSALEAVSKATGIFFTGGDQARITSVIKDTELDRAIHKRFAEGAVIAGTSAGAAMMPDKMIVEGDSQTNPRIEIIEMGPGLGFLPGVVIDQHFLQRGRLGRLISALIQEPADLGFGIDENTAMVVTDRQVEIIGEGSVTIVDVEDTYDNMGEILKDEALAICGAKLHILPRGYKFNLETRQPILNNGSIADVSVLAGSANT; from the coding sequence ATTGTGGAAAGTAATAGCAAACAACTCATAATTATTGGCGGAGCCGAAGATAAAAAAGAAGATTGTGAAATACTGCGCGAGTTTGTACGACGCGCTGGGGGTACGAAGGCAAGAATAATAATTATGACAGCAGCGACAGAGCTACCTAGAGAGGTTGGAGAAAATTATATTAGAGTATTTGAACGGTTAGGAGCTGAAGATGCTCGGATTGTTGATACGGAAACTCGTGATGATGCATCCTCTTCTAGTGCATTAGAAGCTGTTAGCAAAGCCACAGGAATATTCTTTACTGGAGGAGATCAAGCTCGAATTACAAGCGTTATTAAAGATACTGAACTTGACAGAGCTATTCACAAGCGTTTTGCAGAAGGGGCAGTTATTGCAGGCACAAGCGCAGGAGCGGCTATGATGCCAGATAAAATGATTGTAGAAGGCGATTCTCAAACTAACCCTCGGATAGAAATTATAGAGATGGGGCCAGGTTTAGGCTTTCTGCCGGGAGTAGTAATTGACCAACATTTTTTACAGCGTGGACGCTTGGGGCGCTTAATTTCAGCTTTGATACAAGAGCCTGCTGATTTGGGATTTGGTATTGATGAGAATACTGCAATGGTAGTTACTGATAGACAAGTTGAAATCATTGGTGAAGGCTCAGTCACAATTGTCGATGTAGAGGATACATACGACAATATGGGTGAAATTTTAAAAGATGAGGCTTTAGCGATTTGTGGAGCAAAGCTCCATATATTACCGCGTGGCTACAAATTTAATTTGGAAACTCGCCAACCTATCTTAAATAATGGCTCTATCGCAGATGTGTCTGTATTAGCAGGTTCAGCAAATACTTAA
- a CDS encoding glycosyltransferase: MTHFGIICPPYPGHLNPQAALGRELQSHGHRVTFLQIPDLESKVQSEGLNFYPIGEAIYQPGSMAQTFAQLGKLSALKALDYSLGFCQQMVEIICQDAPKAIAATGIEVLLVDQLEPAGETVAEYLNLPFICVSCGQVIHRRADVPPFFTPWNYQNSHVSKIRNLLAYYFLDRSCQPILQTINHYRQEWKLSDYRHIYASNAQLAHISQQPELFEFPIPELPSHLHYVGPLRNSSPQLFTFPYEKLTGQPMIYASLGSVQNTKEAVFHCIAAACQGLDVQLVIAHGGGMSEEAVRSLPGSPLVVEYAPQPDILAHANLTITHAGMNTTLDSLTYGVPVVAIPITFEQPGTAARISSTGVGEVISLQKLNISNLRSAIKRVLTENSYKNNARRIQQSIKLSGGVKQAANIIEQVTERKSVDLVISH, translated from the coding sequence ATGACTCACTTTGGCATTATTTGCCCACCGTATCCCGGACACCTGAATCCCCAAGCTGCTTTGGGAAGAGAACTGCAATCGCACGGTCATCGCGTCACCTTCCTACAAATCCCAGATTTGGAATCAAAAGTGCAATCCGAGGGGTTAAATTTCTATCCGATTGGCGAAGCGATCTATCAACCTGGCTCAATGGCTCAAACTTTTGCTCAGTTGGGAAAGTTAAGCGCTTTAAAGGCATTGGATTACTCCCTCGGCTTTTGCCAGCAAATGGTTGAAATAATTTGCCAAGATGCGCCTAAAGCGATCGCAGCGACAGGAATAGAAGTCTTACTGGTAGATCAACTCGAACCTGCTGGTGAAACGGTAGCAGAATATCTCAATCTCCCGTTCATTTGCGTTTCTTGCGGACAGGTAATTCACCGTCGAGCCGATGTTCCTCCTTTCTTCACTCCCTGGAATTACCAGAATAGCCATGTGTCAAAAATCCGCAATCTCTTGGCTTATTACTTTTTAGATCGCAGTTGTCAGCCGATTTTACAAACTATTAATCACTACCGCCAAGAGTGGAAGTTATCTGATTATCGCCACATCTACGCTTCTAACGCACAACTTGCCCATATTAGTCAACAGCCTGAGTTATTTGAGTTTCCCATTCCCGAACTGCCATCGCACCTGCATTATGTTGGCCCGTTGCGGAATTCTTCACCACAATTATTTACATTTCCCTATGAGAAGTTGACTGGACAACCGATGATTTATGCTTCTCTTGGAAGTGTGCAAAACACCAAAGAAGCAGTATTTCATTGTATTGCTGCTGCTTGTCAAGGACTGGATGTACAACTGGTAATCGCGCATGGGGGTGGGATGAGTGAAGAAGCAGTGCGTTCGCTTCCGGGTTCTCCTCTAGTAGTTGAATATGCTCCGCAACCAGATATATTAGCGCACGCTAATTTGACGATAACTCATGCAGGCATGAATACGACATTAGATTCACTTACCTATGGCGTACCTGTAGTAGCGATTCCGATCACCTTTGAGCAACCAGGAACTGCTGCGCGAATTAGTTCCACGGGAGTAGGAGAAGTGATTTCTCTACAGAAACTAAATATTTCTAACCTGCGATCGGCAATTAAGCGAGTGTTGACGGAAAATTCTTACAAAAACAATGCCCGCAGAATTCAGCAGTCAATTAAACTTTCAGGCGGCGTGAAACAGGCAGCAAATATAATTGAGCAGGTTACTGAACGAAAATCGGTGGATTTAGTCATTAGTCATTAG
- a CDS encoding fatty acid desaturase encodes MSCYHFGYHQEHHEYPDVPWWKLPAYKHKVWQSNGTKKRENR; translated from the coding sequence ATTAGTTGCTATCACTTTGGCTACCATCAAGAACATCATGAGTATCCTGATGTACCTTGGTGGAAACTTCCAGCATACAAGCACAAAGTATGGCAATCGAATGGCACTAAGAAAAGAGAAAATCGTTGA